In Gopherus flavomarginatus isolate rGopFla2 chromosome 5, rGopFla2.mat.asm, whole genome shotgun sequence, one DNA window encodes the following:
- the ATXN2L gene encoding ataxin-2-like protein isoform X4 yields MQPELTLSRAVFSVSVAGWGAEGRRMRPSCTEVAVLVGVQSRQWDSDIQLSLSQIHLGGGFPAVLSLPSHWAMCWGCWVFEGVYNNSRMLHFLTAVVGSTCDVKVKNGSTFEGIFKTLSSKFELAVDAVHRKTPDQLVGPKREDIVDTMVFKPTDVMLVHFRNVDFNYATKDKFTDSAIAMNSKVNGEHKEKVLQRWEGGDSNSDDYDLESDMSNGWDPNEMFKFNEENYGVKTTYDSSLSSYTVPLEKDNSEEFRQREARAAQLAREIESSPQYRLRIAMENDDGRTEEEKHSSVQRQVSGRDSPSLASREGKYVPLPQRVREGSRGGIRCSSSRGGRPGVGSMPPRGSAHHPDSNSSPAPEQRGINGGPSRMSPKSQRPIRGAKTMSSPSSRPVEVSVAPPAVGRMYPPRSPKSASATPASSQDSPVGSAVSAAPASPLEARTGLESSVSPNPPSPKVAAPVPVTAVEGKEAPTSVAKDPGRTLEATGSCELSKAANKAGLQNEQKRTQLEELRKFGAQFKLQPSSSPETSLESFSARPKEPLEGKEKSLEPGICEGPEEAPPVSMVPKPNGTSLELLPESGKEEKGLCEVAEQQATNPPGKGEPEDKEEGPVSEQVKKSTLNPNAKEFNPSKTLLSVNKSTSTPTSPGPRAHSTPSIPVITAGQTGMYSPQYISYIPQIHMSPAVQAPQMYPYPVSSSVPGQQGKYRGAKGSLPPQRSDQHQPTSAPPIMQAAAAAGPPLVAATPYSSYISYNPQQFTGQPTMMQPMAHYPSQPVFAPMLQSNPRMMTSGSHPQAIVSSSTPQYPPSEQPTPQTLYATVHQSYPHHATQLHPHQPQPATTPTGNQQQAQHAAPSPVQHQAGQPPHLASAQQQQNLYHTATLTATPPSITPGPSAQSPQSSFPQQAVYAIHAHQQLQHSYTNMAHVTQAHVQTGITAAPPPHPGAPHPPQVMLLHPTQTHGGPPPRWRATERGAHSLSLHTISIHLYRTPSSLTHPSSSHSTPLEIEASIPDCELNSQRRPLPGIRFAPSAPLRVPWPGSLPLTVPQQGAGLYQAPFLLACEARSSKSHLPLAPGAAKVLFSIIYNSNRAVK; encoded by the exons ATGCAGCCAGAATTGACGCTCAGCAGAGCTGTTTTCTCAGTCTCTGTAGcaggatggggggcagaggggcggCGCATGAGGCCCAGCTGCACGGAAGTTGCAGTGCTAGTGGGAGTACAGAGTCGCCAGTGGGACTCTGACATccagctgtctctctctcagatCCACCTTGGAGGAGGTTTCCCTGCAGTGCTGTCTCTTCCCTCTCACTGGGCCATGTGCTGGGGTTGCTGG gtgttTGAAGGAGTCTATAACAATTCTCGAATGCTGCATTTCCTGACGGCTGTTGTG GGCTCCACGTGTGATGTGAAGGTGAAAAATGGCAGCACCTTTGAGGGGATTTTTAAAACCCTCAGCTCTAAG TTCGAGCTTGCTGTGGATGCGGTGCACAGGAAGACCCCAGATCAGCTGGTGGGACCTAAGCGGGAGGACATTGTGGACACCATGGTCTTCAAGCCCACTGATGTCATGCTGGTGCATTTCCgtaatgttgatttcaattacgcCACCAAAG ACAAGTTCACGGACTCTGCCATCGCCATGAACTCCAAGGTTAATGGGGAGCACAAAGAgaaggtgctgcagcgctgggaaggaggggacagCAACAGTGATGACTATGACCTGGAATCTGACATG TCTAATGGCTGGGATCCCAATGAGATGTTCAAGTTTAATGAAGAGAACTATGGCGTGAAGACAACGTACGACAGCAGTTTGTCCTCCTACAC CGTTCCTCTAGAGAAAGATAACTCGGAGGAGTTCCGGCAGCGGGAAGCCCGGGCAGCCCAGTTGGCCCGGGAGATTGAGTCGAGCCCCCAGTACCGCCTGCGCATTGCCATGGAGAATGACGACGGCCggacggaggaggagaagcacaGCTCTGTGCAGAGGCAGGTGTCTGGCAGGGATAGCCCCAGCTTGGCCTCCAG GGAGGGCAAGTATGTCCCGCTACCACAGCGCGTCAGAGAGGGCTCGCGAGGAGGCATCCGGTGCAGCAGCTCCCGGGGTGGGAGGCCAGGAGTGGGGTCCATGCCTCCCCGGGGCAGTGCGCACCATCCAGACAGCAACTCTAGTCCCGCCCCGGAGCAGCGAGGGATCAATGGAG GACCCTCCCGAATGTCTCCGAAGTCCCAGCGTCCCATCCGGGGTGCCAAGACCATGTCTTCCCCATCAAGCCGCCCTGTGGAGGTCTCAGTAGCTCCCCCTGCAG TGGGCCGCATGTACCCTCCTCGCTCTCCCAAGTCTGCCTCAGCCACTCCAGCCTCTTCCCAGGATTCTCCGGTGGGCTCTGCCGTGTCAGCAGCACCCGCATCCCCATTGGAGGCCAGAACTGGCCTGGAGTCAAGTGTTTCCCCAAACCCTCCTTCTCCCAAAGTAGCCGCCCCCGTGCCGGTCACTGCTGTTGAGG GGAAAGAGGCTCCCACATCTGTGGCTAAAGATCCTGGCAGAACCTTGGAAGCAACGGGGTCCTGTGAACTCAGCAAGGCAGCTAACAAAG CAGGGCTGCAGAATGAGCAGAAGCGGACCCAGCTGGAGGAGCTGCGCAAGTTTGGGGCCCAGTTCAAG CTCCAGCCGAGCAGTTCCCCAGAGACCAGCCTGGAGTCCTTCAGTGCCAGGCCCAAGGAGCCTCTGGAGGGCAAGGAGAAGTCCCTTGAGCCAGGCATCTGCGAGGGGCCCGAGGAGGCTCCCCCTGTGAGCATGGTGCCAAAGCCCAACGGGACCAGCCTGGAGCTGCTGCCGGAGAGTGGCAAAGAGGAGAAGGGGCTGTGTGAGGTGGCCGAGCAGCAGGCGACCAACCCCCCAGGCAAGGGCGAGCCCGAGGACAAAGAGGAGGGGCCTGTGTCTGA GCAAGTGAAGAAATCGACTCTGAATCCCAATGCCAAGGAGTTCAACCCCTCGAAAACGCTGCTTTCCGTG AACAAGTCGACGAGCACCCCCACGTCACCGGGCCCTCGTGCCCATTCCACTCCCTCCATCCCAGTGATCACGGCTGGCCAGACGGGCATGTACAGCCCCCAGTACATTTCCTACATACCTCAGATCCACATGAGCCCTGCCGTCCAG GCGCCCCAGATGtacccctaccctgtctccagctctgtgcctggccagcagggcaAGTACCGAGGGGCCAAAG GTTCCCTACCGCCCCAGCGCTCAGACCAGCATCAGCCAACATCCGCACCCCCCATTATGCAGGCAGCAGCGGCGGCAGGGCCCCCCCTGGTAGCAGCTACACCCTACTCCTCCTACATTTCCTATAACCCCCAGCAGTTCACGGGGCAGCCCACCATGATGCAGCCTATGGCGCACTACCCTTCTCAG CCTGTATTTGCCCCGATGCTCCAGAGCAATCCCCGCATGATGACATCTGGCAGCCACCCCCAGGCCATTGTGTCGTCCTCCACGCCCCAGTACCCCCCCTCGGAGCAGCCCACGCCCCAGACGCTCTATG CTACAGTTCATCAGTCCTATCCCCACCATGCGACACAGCTGCACCCCCACCAGCCTCAGCCAGCCACCACCCCGACAGGGAACCAACAGCAGGCCCAgcatgctgcccccagccccgtaCAG CACCAGGCTGGGCAGCCGCCCCACCTGGCCagtgcccagcagcagcagaacctgTACCACACAGCCACGCTGACGGCCACGCCGCCCTCCATCACGCCAGGGCCCAGTGCCCAGTCCCCCCAGAGCAGCTTCCCACAGCAGGCTGTCTACGCCATCCACGCCcaccagcagctgcagcacagctaCACCAACATGGCCCACGTCACCCAG GCCCATGTCCAGACTGGAATAACAGCAGCACCGcccccccaccctggggcacCTCATCCCCCCCAGGTCATGCTGCTTCACCCCACGCAGACCCATGGGGGGCCCCCCCCAAGGTGGcgtgccacagagcggggtgccCACTCTCTCAGCCTCCACACCATCTCCATACACCTATATAGGACACCATCAAG TCTCACccatcccagcagctcccattccaCCCCCCTGGAAATTGAAGCCTCGATTCCTGACTGTGAACTGAACTCCCAGCGCCGGCCCCTGCCCGGGATCCGGTTTGCTCCTTCTGCCCCCTTGCGTGTGCCCTGGCCTGGCAGCCTGCCCCTAACAGTGCcacagcagggggcggggctttaCCAAGCACCTTTTTTGTTGGCTTGCGAAGCGCGCAGCAGCAAGAGCCACCTGCccctggctcctggagctgccaaggttttattttctattatttATAACTCCAATCGGGCTGTTAAATAG